One Gimesia aquarii DNA segment encodes these proteins:
- a CDS encoding aldehyde dehydrogenase family protein — MTHSIQDVLQRIGIPGQPSAVGIGTTWQAGAGEVLTGKSPIDGETLVTLQEATLGDVGLVVDTAKNAFLKWRQVPAPQRGEFVRLIGEALREHKADLAAIVSWEAGKITQEALGEVQEMIDICDFAVGLSRQLYGYTIASERPGHRLMEQWHPLGPIGVISAFNFPVAVWAWNSMLAFVCGDSVIWKPSEKTPLCAIACQQIVNNVAQDFPEVPDGISNLLIGRAEIGKALTEHQEIPLISATGSIPMGRAVAKTVAGRLGRSLLELGGNNAMIVTESADLEMTVRSALFSAVGTCGQRCTTLRRLIVHETLADQLLDSLKNAYQRLPIGNPLSAGTLVGPLVDQAALDAMQDALRTAESQGGTVHYGNPILEDVPAGGCYVHPAIVEMHSQTEIVQQETFAPILYVMRYRTLEEAFEMHNQVPQGLSSAIMTNDIREAELFISPVGSDCGIANVNVGPSGAEIGGAFGGEKETGGGRESGSDSWKAYMRRTTNTINYSTELPLAQGIEFNL; from the coding sequence ATGACTCATTCAATACAAGATGTCTTACAACGTATCGGCATTCCCGGTCAGCCCTCCGCAGTTGGCATCGGAACCACCTGGCAAGCGGGCGCGGGAGAAGTCCTGACAGGAAAATCGCCGATTGACGGCGAGACGTTGGTCACGTTACAGGAAGCCACGCTCGGCGATGTCGGTCTGGTTGTCGACACCGCCAAAAATGCCTTTCTGAAATGGCGACAAGTCCCCGCCCCCCAACGCGGTGAATTCGTACGCTTAATCGGCGAAGCCCTGCGCGAACACAAAGCGGATCTGGCCGCCATCGTCAGTTGGGAAGCAGGCAAGATCACGCAGGAAGCGTTAGGAGAAGTCCAGGAGATGATCGACATCTGCGATTTTGCGGTCGGCTTGAGCCGTCAACTTTATGGATATACCATCGCCAGCGAACGTCCGGGGCACCGCCTGATGGAACAATGGCATCCATTGGGTCCCATCGGAGTCATCAGTGCGTTTAATTTCCCAGTTGCCGTCTGGGCGTGGAACTCGATGCTAGCCTTTGTGTGCGGTGATTCGGTGATCTGGAAACCCTCAGAAAAAACGCCGCTGTGTGCGATTGCCTGTCAGCAAATCGTCAATAATGTCGCGCAGGATTTTCCCGAGGTCCCCGATGGCATCTCGAACCTGCTCATAGGACGCGCGGAAATTGGCAAAGCGTTAACCGAGCATCAGGAAATCCCTCTCATCTCGGCAACGGGATCGATCCCCATGGGCCGCGCCGTCGCCAAAACTGTCGCCGGTCGCCTGGGACGCAGCCTGCTGGAATTAGGAGGTAACAACGCCATGATCGTCACCGAATCCGCAGATCTGGAAATGACGGTTCGCTCCGCGCTCTTCTCCGCCGTTGGCACCTGTGGTCAACGTTGCACCACACTGCGTCGCCTCATTGTGCACGAAACGCTTGCCGATCAATTACTAGATTCGCTCAAGAATGCCTACCAGCGATTACCCATCGGAAATCCCTTGAGTGCCGGCACGCTGGTCGGTCCCCTCGTTGATCAGGCTGCCCTGGATGCCATGCAAGACGCGCTGCGAACCGCTGAAAGTCAGGGGGGCACAGTCCATTATGGGAACCCGATCCTGGAAGATGTTCCCGCGGGTGGCTGTTATGTGCATCCGGCAATTGTGGAGATGCACAGCCAGACCGAAATCGTGCAACAGGAGACGTTCGCCCCCATTCTCTATGTCATGCGCTATCGCACGCTGGAAGAAGCATTCGAAATGCACAACCAGGTTCCGCAAGGGCTCTCCTCAGCCATCATGACAAATGATATCCGGGAAGCAGAATTGTTCATTTCACCCGTCGGATCAGACTGTGGCATCGCCAACGTGAATGTCGGCCCCAGTGGCGCAGAAATTGGCGGCGCCTTTGGAGGTGAAAAGGAGACCGGCGGAGGGCGTGAGTCAGGCTCTGACTCCTGGAAAGCCTACATGCGACGCACAACAAACACGATTAATTATTCAACCGAACTGCCACTTGCACAAGGTATCGAGTTCAATCTGTAA